In the Daphnia pulicaria isolate SC F1-1A chromosome 2, SC_F0-13Bv2, whole genome shotgun sequence genome, one interval contains:
- the LOC124326967 gene encoding unconventional myosin-XV-like isoform X6: MAATKVNLDKGEMVWFDPCNLGYLLPGVVTEYHRSAQVVTIQSAANLTNKPQTFTLTNLSSLRRREDLGKGGVEDMISISDLNEASLLWNLKVRYDGQHIYSYTGNILVSVNPYKMFDIYGLDMVKKYENQILGTLPPHLFAIGSAAYDRMTSRDKPGGQPQVVIISGESGAGKTEATKLIMQYLAAVNNSKIPGGTSSGGGAGSRSSSSLVTEQILEASPLLESFGNATTVRNDNSSRFGKYTQIFFRNGAIAGAKITEYLLEKSRIVTHAADERNYHVFYELLKGLRPEEKERYGLTAADNYFYLNQGGHCESATKHDGQDFKTLLSAMQILGFNAEEQDVIFRILASVLHLGNVFFHRKALKHGQEGVEMGSDAEVRWVSHLLQLRTDGIVAALTTKTTEARNEKLHTPLNIDQALDARDAIAKALYSSLFGWLVNRVNSIVNKGERSTSINILDIFGFEDFPENSFEQLCINYANENLQFYFNKHIFKLEQQEYAKERIEWQTITFTDNQPVISLIAKKPIGVLHLLDDESNFPKATDGSFLEKCHYNHALNELYFRPRMSSMEFGIKHYAGQVWYNADGFLDKNRDTLRPDVVDLLISSRIQMLSRMFQDMKKAHESSKMLNRGDGRFVTMKPRTATVAARFHDSLQALLESMSKCNPWFVRCLKPNREKLPMSFDLPVVLEQLRYTGMLETIRIRKNGYPVRMKFHHFIERYRCLLTRRERRNLARSPNPPGPDICRIVLDRHAQGDQFQLGTTKVFMREALEQQIERKRLDQMRDAAIKIQRAVRTYQLRKDFLTQRRSAVVIQAWVRRYQARKRFNTIRRGVILAQAQFRATRQRRLYKELRAELQRREEERVTTREQNIKQQQQHQLIQQQMQQSHQMQQLQQQQQQQQQQPNPRAVANEMEREAKAMAGFNHLEIPAELAFIYSKLDDWQPIHSERNVVKVVGAVPSSERERELPDDLDHHAFTKFTSIYFKSHLWGSKRDPIQTPLLPKNSEADTADSLAIFKLILRFANGPKAGSLNGNQAQWKRELALGNYIVHKGIVREQLRDEIYCQICNQTWRNEDPEAVARCWYLMANCLSAFPPSPVLYKYLLKYVSDHAYDGYRAICQQKLMQSYALEPPLARAYPPTVMEWKANRKCVNMALEARYPDDESRHAGVESWSTAENVASLLMRARGLEGSEAEGWTVSMAQADEFFDLNGQDFVLDVVAELETPPAFPIHKGGHFLNSRNENESPYAYGPPRTPNGMSPSRNGHRNSNRQGRAHSSYAVHRDEPGRRSAAVVGGGKRFVKSEQNRSQAKMSRSLDNLLHVESGNESEVTNRMGLSRSRLNDRYRSMDKLKASNKSLLVQRSESHRHSGSGHHHPRPATAGGEAEWSKLGLSSSALNSRYFSQQNLKAGVRATDSDSSEPDEKPRRKKSSSSRSNGHSPSKRKGGRTSEERTDGGDSDTPGDNGSDLENRRQPAKTEEYYNGRNNGRFIKAQPPQGNGKKTKGAVHSSRAYIETRNASESKEHLAKSSAMSDTSETVSLTSHVRRVRVPSQSSDVDQYLDDLFMPVLDGNIDEYSDARSLAASIKGGSQKWKEPADVTDFVDNLIADIRPDEDLEGADQVDSLAALIQGGGKGLKDPGQSYSSPSREAPFQPIGINIGTPQQSLGLMSPSPLLMPGFFGAYAGLPFPMPDAGLKYFNEIASVQQQQSSSVPPFSFPYTTSSPLPFFQLPSGFPSMGAPNSSNSGGPTSGMDHAMQQNLSRAFLQSAVAQNMQIQQQLMAQNQALQQLLNTPALLHPSPLLPPSTVTSAPLIMTVSPTSPVLMHVSSTMATARQDAAQKRPATKEAGDDDDNEQGGSRAVDIHDDSDLWRIEGPSTVLARSGSRGQGDQVPAPILPKSRRESGLPVLESRQSFSRAQPNDSTPEHVSSSRKLSQSHEPTVFKGAPPPPPPPLPPEPIFGDPNASHHLMDTYGRAKTVRIGKWRWPPARSDDDPAVPQLTGSFLEFKMQQNQRRRSSENAQPYEGVEWDSFDMESEEPKPEEEIQDSSNALSIFKGRERSVSPVRQLRDVKASPGSIGKLKISSEMRAKLELVTIAHQATSKPPNERSPEPNGRTETGGVRKLEDNRRLMLQQQLSGRKWDSVEEVERITRRASCEERSDLIKAVHQRPPPDQVDRARRSSDMSSSNTRSSQFETAQRSSSPPTTYYSMQESNGVSLSNGLEPRLLASFPYEDQRKSSIDDELATRALESIHTKLYGPLNAPFFTYNNVPWTLHVRKELFSPSENALVHPLGLHLIFCQVVQDTYNDACLRISRDDRAKMQQMLENYGISPENATNGHHKITLKRNVVEMAKEWPLYFARLYPVSGTRQHADVQFLAVSHSGVRLVKRQQIGQLESLHVLQSFG; the protein is encoded by the exons CCGCAGACATTCACGCTGACCAACTTGAGCAGTCTGAGGAGACGCGAGGATCTGGGCAAGGGCGGTGTCGAGGACATGATTTCCATTTC GGATTTAAATGAAGCCTCCCTCCTGTGGAATCTCAAAGTCCGTTACGACGGACAACACATTTAC AGTTACACCGGTAACATTCTGGTGTCGGTCAACCCTTACAAAATGTTCGACATCTACGGATTGGACATGGTGAAGAAATACGAGAACCAGATTCTCGGCACTTTACCACC GCACCTGTTTGCCATCGGTTCGGCCGCTTATGACCGTATGACCAGCCGGGACAAGCCGGGCGGCCAACCGCAGGTGGTCATCATCAGCGGAGAGAGCGGAGCCGGAAAAACGGAGGCCACCAAGCTCATTATGCAATACCTGGCCGCTGTCAACAACAGCAAGATCCCGGGCGGGACTTCATCGGGAGGAGGTGCGGGGTCGCGATCCTCTTCGTCGCTCGTGACGGAGCAAATCCTCGAGGCTTCACCGCTGCTGGAAAGCTTCGGCAACGCCACAACCGTCCGCAACGACAACTCGTCTCGTTTCGGCAAATACACGCAGATTTTCTTTAGAAA TGGAGCGATCGCTGGGGCCAAGATCACCGAGTATCTCCTGGAAAAATCGCGGATCGTGACTCACGCGGCCGACGAGCGCAACTACCACGTCTTCTACGAACTGCTCAAGGGCTTGCGCCCAGAAGAGAAGGAACGTTATGGACTGACAGCCGCCGACAACTATTTCTACCTGAATCAG GGTGGGCATTGCGAAAGCGCTACCAAGCACGACGGTCAAGACTTCAAGACTCTTCTGTCGGCTATGCAAATTCTCGGGTTCAACGCCGAAGAACAAGACGTCATCTTCCGCATCTTGGCTTCCG TGCTGCATCTGGGCAACGTCTTTTTCCACCGCAAGGCGCTCAAGCACGGCCAGGAGGGCGTGGAGATGGGCTCAGACGCCGAAGTCCGTTGGGTGAGCCATCTGCTCCAGCTGCGCACCGACGGCATCGTGGCTGCTCTCACCACCAAAACCACC GAGGCCCGTAATGAAAAACTACACACGCCGTTGAACATCGATCAGGCCTTAGATGCTCGTGACGCCATAGCCAAAGCTCTCTACAG TTCGCTTTTCGGTTGGCTGGTGAATCGCGTCAATTCGATCGTCAACAAGGGCGAACGATCCACATCGATCAACATCCTCGACATCTTTGGTTTCGAGGACTTCCCC GAAAACAGTTTTGAGCAGTTGTGCATCAACTACGCCAACGAGAATTTGCAGTTCTACTTCAACAAGCACATTTTCAAGCTAGAGCAgcaagagtacgccaaagAGCGAATCGAGTGGCAGACCATCACGTTCACG GATAACCAACCGGTAATTAGTCTGATTGCCAAGAAGCCGATTGGCGTCCTGCATCTGTTGGACGACGAATCCAATTTCCCCAAGGCGACTGACGGCTCCTTCCTGGAGAAATGCCACTACAATCACGCTCTCAACGAGCTCTACTTCCGGCCGAGAATGTCGTCCATGGAATTTGGCATCAAACATTACGCCGGACAG GTGTGGTACAATGCCGACGGTTTCCTGGACAAGAATCGTGACACGTTGAGACCCGATGTGGTCGATTTGCTCATCAGCAGTCGAATCCAG ATGCTATCGAGAATGTTCCAGGATATGAAGAAAGCTCACGAATCGAGCAAGATGCTCAATCGTGGCGACGGCCGATTTGTCACCATGAAACCCAGGACGGCAACAGTGGCTGCCCGATTCCACGACTCGCTCCAGGCTTTGCTCGAGTCCATGTCCAA ATGCAACCCCTGGTTTGTCCGCTGCTTGAAGCCCAACAGGGAAAAGCTTCCCATGAGCTTCGATTTGCCCGTGGTCCTGGAGCAGCTGCGCTACACTGGAATGTTGGAGACGATCCGAATCCGTAAAAACGGCTATCCGGTTCGCATGAAATTCCACCATTTCATCGAACGCTATCGCTGCTTGCTGACGAGAAGAGAGCGACGCAATTTGGCTCGAAGCCCAAATCCTCCAGGCCCGGACATCTGTCGCATTGTGCTGGACAGACACGCCCAGGGTGACCAGTTCCAGCTCGGCACCACCAAAGTGTTTATGCGCGAAGCGTTGGAGCAGCAAATCGAACGGAAGCGATTGGATCAGATGCGCGATGCAGCCATCAAGATCCAACGGGCCGTCCGGACGTATCAGCTCAGGAAGGACTTCCTGACTCAACGTCGAAGTGCAGTGGTGATTCAAGCGTGGGTCCGTCGCTACCAGGCCCGCAAGCGGTTCAACACGATCCGCCGAGGAGTGATCCTTGCCCAGGCCCAATTCCGCGCCACCCGTCAGCGACGGTTGTACAAGGAACTGAGGGCAGAGCTCCagcgaagagaagaagaacgcGTGACGACGAGGGAGCAAAACAttaaacaacagcaacaacatcaactaATACAGCAACAAATGCAGCAGAGCCATCAaatgcagcagctgcagcaacagcaacagcaacaacaacaacaacccaatcCTCGCGCCGTGGCCAATGAAATGGAGCGCGAAGCCAAGGCGATGGCTGGATTCAATCATTTGGAGATTCCGGCCGAACTGGCGTTTATCTACAGTAAACTGGACGATTGGCAGCCCATCCATTCTGAACGCAACGTCGTTAAAGTCGTCGGCGCCGTTCCGTCATCCGAACGTGAACGTGAGCTGCCCGACGATTTGGACCATCACGCTTTCACCAAATTCACCAGCATTTACTTCAAG TCGCACTTGTGGGGCTCCAAGAGAGACCCGATTCAAACGCCTCTACTTCCCAAGAATTCCGAGGCGGACACGGCCGATTCGTTGGCCATTTTCAAGTTGATTCTGCGTTTCGCCAACGGGCCCAAAGCCGGCTCTCTCAATGGGAATCAGGCGCAATGGAAACGTGAATTGGCGCTGGGAAATTACATCGTTCACAAAGGCATCGTGCGGGAACAATTGCGCGACGAGATCTACTGTCAAATTTGCAACCAAACGTGGCGCAATGAAGACCCTGAAGCCGTGGCCCGCTGCTGGTACCTCATGGCCAATTGCCTGTCCGCTTTCCCTCCGTCGCCCGTCCTCTACAAATACCTGCTCAA GTACGTGTCCGATCACGCGTATGATGGATACCGGGCCATCTGCCAGCAGAAATTGATGCAGTCGTACGCACTGGAACCTCCACTGGCCAGAGCTTACCCGCCAACGGTGATGGAATGGAAGGCCAACCGCAAATGCGTCAATATGGCGCTGGAGGCCCGCTACCCTGACG ATGAGAGTCGACACGCAGGCGTCGAATCTTGGTCGACAGCCGAGAATGTTGCTTCGTTGCTAATGCGCGCCAGAGGTTTAGAAGGCAGCGAGGCAGAAGGCTGGACAGTCAGCATGGCTCAGGCTGACGAATTCTTCGATCTGAACGGCCAGGATTTCGTCCTGGACGTCGTCGCAGAGTTGGAGACTCCACCAGCATTCCCCATTCACAAAGGAGGACATTTCTTGAATTCTAGGAACGAAAACGAATCCCCGTATGCTTACGGGCCGCCCAGGACGCCCAACGGAATGTCGCCGTCGAGAAATGGG CACCGGAATTCAAACAGGCAAGGCCGGGCACATTCATCGTACGCCGTGCACCGGGACGAGCCCGGTAGACGCTCGGCTGCTGTCGTCGGCGGCGGCAAGCGCTTCGTCAAGAGCGAACAGAACCGCTCCCAAGCCAAAATGAGTCGCAGTTTGGATAACCTTCTCCATGTT gaATCGGGGAACGAATCGGAAGTGACCAACAGAATGGGACTGTCACGCAGTCGACTCAACGACAGGTACCGCTCAATGGACAAGCTCAAGGCAAGCAACAAGAGTTTGCTGGTCCAACGCTCAGAAAGCCATCGTCACAG TGGAAGTGGACATCACCATCCCAGACCGGCAACAGCTGGTGGAGAGGCTGAATGGAGTAAACTGGGACTGAGTAGCAGCGCCCTCAACAGCAG ATATTTTAGCCAGCAGAATCTCAAAGCTGGAGTTAGGGCTACGGACAGTGATTCGTCCGAGCCGGACGAGAAGCCAAGACGAAAGAAATCTTCCAGCTCAAG ATCCAACGGCCATTCACCGTCAAAGAGGAAAGGCGGACGAACTTCAGAAGAGCGGACGGACGGAGGTGATTCCGACACGCCGGGAGACAATGGCTCGGACCTGGAAAATCGACGACAGCCCGCCAAGACGGAAGAATATTACAACGGCCGAAACAATGGCCGATTCATCAAAGCCCAGCCTCCGCAGGGCAATGGCAAGAAGACCAAGGGGGCCGTCCACAGTTCCAGGGCCTACATTGAGACCCGTAACGCTTCCGAATCGAAAGAACATTTGGCCAAATCTTCGGCCATGTCCGACACTAGTGAAACAGTTTCACTGA CGTCTCACGTTCGTCGAGTTCGTGTTCCATCGCAGTCTTCGGACGTGGACCAGTATTTGGATGATTTGTTCATGCCCGTCTTGGACGGAAACATTGACGAGTACTCGGACGCTCGATCCCTGGCCGCTTCCATCAAGGGAGGCAGTCAGAAGTGGAAAGAACCTGCGGATGTGACTGATTTTGTGGATAATCTCATCGCCGATATCCGACCGGATGAAGATTTGGAAGGAGCCGATCAAGTGGATTCATTGGCCGCACTCATTCAAGGTGGCGGCAAAGGTTTGAAGGATCCCGGACAGAGTTATTCGAGTCCGTCTCGCGAAGCCCCGTTCCAGCCGATCGGCATCAACATCGGCACTCCGCAGCAATCGCTCGGTCTGATGTCACCATCGCCACTTTTGATGCCGGGATTCTTTGGAG CATACGCTGGACTGCCTTTCCCAATGCCAGATGCGGGACTCAAGTACTTCAACGAGATTGCCTCGGTCCAGCAACAACAGAGTTCGTCCGTGCCgcctttctcttttccctACACCACCAGTAGTCCTCTACCTTTCTTTCAATTGCCGTCAG GATTCCCATCGATGGGTGCACCCAATTCTTCCAACAGCGGTGGGCCGACCAGCGGTATGGATCACGCCATGCAACAGAACTTGAGCCGTGCTTTTCTCCAATCGGCAGTGGCCCAGAACATGCAGATCCAGCAGCAATTGATGGCCCAGAATCAAGCTCTTCAGCAGCTACTCAATACG CCGGCCCTACTCCACCCATCACCACTTCTACCACCTTCCACCGTTACTTCTGCTCCTCTGATCATGACCGTTTCGCCCACGTCTCCCGTCTTGATGCATGTCTCCTCCACCATGGCTACCGCTCGCCAGGACGCCGCTCAAAAGCGCCCAGCTACCAAGGAAGCTGGTGATGATGACGATAACGAGCAG GGCGGCAGTCGAGCAGTCGACATCCACGACGATTCCGATCTGTGGCGCATCGAAGGACCTTCGACAGTGCTGGCCAGGAGCGGTTCCCGCGGTCAGGGCGATCAAGTGCCCGCTCCCATTCTACCGAAATCACGCAGGGAATCGGGGCTACCCGTTCTGGAGTCGCGCCAGTCCTTTTCACGGGCACAG CCGAACGACAGCACACCCGAGCATGTCTCTAGCTCACGCAAGTTAAGCCAAAGTCACGAACCTACCGTCTTCAAG GGGGCtccacctccaccaccaccgccttTGCCGCCAGAGCCAATTTTCGGCGACCCCAACGCATCTCATCACTTGATGGACACTTACGGACGGGCCAAAACTGTGCGCATAGGCAAATGGAGATGGCCGCCAGCGCGTTCGGATGACGATCCGGCCGTTCCGCAGCTCACTGGAAGCTTCCTTGAATTCAAGATGCAACAGAATCAACGAAGACGA TCGTCAGAAAACGCCCAGCCTTACGAGGGTGTTGAATGGGATTCTTTCGACATGGAGTCTGAGGAACCTAAACCGGAAGAAGAGATTCAAGATTCGTCCAATGCTTTGTCGATCTTTAAGGGCCGAGAGCGCAGCGTCAGCCCCGTCCGTCAACTGAGGGATGTCAAAGCCTCGCCCGGAAGTATCGGCAAACTCAAAATCAGTTCGGAGATGAGGGCCAAACTGGAACTGGTGACCATTGCCCATCAGGCAACGTCCAAACCACCCAACGAAAGATCGCCGGAACCGAACGGGCGCACCGAAACAGGCGGCGTCCGTAAACTGGAAGATAACCGTCGCCTGATGTTGCAGCAACAGCTGAGCGGACGGAAATGGGATTCGGTCGAAGAGGTAGAGCGCATCACCCGGAGGGCTTCGTGCGAGGAACGAAGTGATCTGATCAAAGCCGTTCACCAAAGGCCTCCC CCCGACCAAGTGGATAGAGCTCGTCGTAGTAGTGATATGTCATCGTCGAATACGCGGTCATCACAGTTTGAAACGGCCCAACGATCCTCATCTCCACCAACCACTTATTATTCCATGCa GGAATCGAATGGCGTCTCTTTGTCAAACGGATTGGAGCCTCGTTTATTGGCTTCATTTCCATACGAAGATCAGCGTAAATCATCCATCGACGACGAACTGGCTACAAGAGCCCTGGAGAGCATCCACACCAAGTTGTACGGACCTCTCAACGCTCCGTTTTTCACTTATAATAACGTCCCCTGGACGCTTCACGTCCGCAAAGAG TTGTTCTCACCGTCGGAGAACGCATTGGTCCATCCACTGGGACTGCACTTGATCTTCTGCCAAGTAGTTCAAGATACGTACAATGACGCCTGTCTCAGGATCAGTCGTGACGACCGTGCCAAGATGCAACAG atgTTGGAGAATTACGGCAtctcgccagagaacgccaccaATGGCCACCACAAAATAACGCTCAAGCGCAACGTTGTCGAAATGGCCAAAGAATGgccactctatttcgctcgtCTCTATCCCGTTTCG GGTACCCGACAACACGCTGATGTTCAGTTCTTGGCCGTTTCACACTCTGGCGTCCGTTTGGTCAAGCGCCAGCAGATCGGTCAACTGGAATCGCTGCACGTGTTGCAATCGTTCGGGTAA